The DNA segment GCTGCTGCTGCGCGCGGGCGCCGCCATCGCCGCAGCAGCCGTGGCCCCGGTGGCGCTGGCCCTGGTGCCGGTCACCGTGCCGGCCGCGGAGGACGACGAGAACTGCGCCACCCTGCTGGCCCATGCCGACCGCAACGTGCAGGCCGGCAAGGCCGGGGCAGCGCCCAAGCCCGCGGCTTCGGCCCCCGCCCGGACTGCGGCGTCGGCAGCGCGCTGAGCACGCTCCCGCCCGGCTCGCCGGGACGTGAAAGCAAGGGGACGCGGCGGGCCGGGTCAGTGGAAATCCCGGCTGCCCTCCAGCGCGGGGGCGAGCCGGCCGAGCAGCGGGGTCAGGTCCTTGCAGCGCTGCAGCACCAGGTGGCGCACCACGGCGGCGCCCGGTTCGGCGCCATCGGGGCGGTGGCACTGCCAGAGGCCCTCCACGGCCAGCAGGCGCGATCGCAGCAGCGGGTTGCGCCAGGTCTCGACCAGCGCCGGCCAGACGATGACGTTCACCGTGCCGGTCTCGTCCTCCAGCGTGACGAACATCGTGCCCTTGGCCGATCCCGGCCGCTGGCGCACGGTGACGATGCCGCAGGCGCGCACGCGCCGCCCGTGCGGCACGGCCTGCAGCGCCTGCGCGGCCTGGATGCGCCAGCAGGCCATGCGTTCGCGCAGCAGCGCCATGGGGTGTCGGCGCAGCGTGAGGCCGGTCGCGGCATAGTCGAAGACGATCTCCTCGCCCTCGGGCGCCTCGGGCAGGGCCAGCGGGGCTTCATGCACCGGGGCCTCCTGCAGCAGTGCCGGCGCGCGCCGCTGCGCGGCCGCATCCCACATCTGCTGGCGCCGGTGCCCCGCCAGGGAGCGCAGCGCATCGGCCGCCGCCAGCGCCTGCAGGTCCTGCCGGTCCTGCCGCGCGCGCAGGGCCAGGTCCTGCACGTCGGCGAACGGGCCTGCGTCCCGCGCGCGCATGAGCCGGGCGGCCGCCTCGGGCCCGTACCCGGCCACCAGGCGCAGGCCCAGCCGCACCGCGGGCTGCGCCTGCTGCAGGCCGGGCAGCGGCGCGGCGGGCCCTTCGAGGGTGCTGTCCCAGTCGCTGTGCGCGGCATCGGCCGGCAGCACGCGCAACCCGTGGCGGCGGGCATCCTGCACGAGCTGCGAGGGTGTGTAGAAACCCATGGGCTGCGAATTGAGCAGGGCCACCAGGAAACAGGCGGGTTCGTGCCGCTTGAACCAGCTGCTCGCATAGGCCAGCAACGCGAAGCTGTAGGCATGGCTTTCGGGAAAGCCGTATTCGCCGAAGCCCAGCATCTGCTGGTAGATGCGCTGGGCGAACTCCGGGGAATATTCGTTCTTGCGCATTCCTTCCATCAGCACCTGCTCGAAGCGGTGCACGCCGCCGCGCCGCTTCCAGGCAGCCATGGAGCGGCGCAGGTCGTCGGCCATGCCGGGCGTGAAATCCGCCGCGATCATCGCGATCTGCATGACCTGCTCCTGGAAGATGGGCACGCCCAGCGTGCGCTCGAGCGCCGGCCGCAGGTCCTCGTGCTCCAGCTCCAGCGCTTCCTTGCGGGCCCGCCGCTCCCGCGCCTGCAGGTACGGATGCACCATGCCCCCCTGGATCGGCCCGGGCCGCACGATGGCCACCTCCACCACGAGGTCGTACAGCTCACGGGGTTTGAGGCGCGGCAACATGCTCATCTGCGCGCGGCTCTCGATCTGGAAGACGCCCACGGTGTCGGCGGCGCAGATCATGTCGTAGGTGGCGGGATCCTCGCGCGGGATGTCCGCCAGTTCCCAGGCCTGGCCGCGCAGCGCGGCGCGCAGGCCGAGCGCGCGGCGCAGCGCGCTCAGCATGCCCAGGGCCAGCACGTCCACCTTCATGAGGTGCATGTCGTCCAGGTCGTCCTTGTCCCACTGGATGATGGAGCGTCCGTCCATGCTCGCGGGCTCCACCGGAACGAGGCGCGTGAGCTTGCCTTCGGTGAGCACGAAGCCGCCCACGTGCTGGCTCAGGTGGCGCGGGAATCCGCGCAGTTCCTGGGCCAGTTCCAGCCACAGCGCAGCCGTGTGCGCCCCGATCGGCGCGCCCAGGCCGGCGGCGAGTTCCTGCAGGCGCCCGGCGGCGATGTCCTCGTCGAACCAGTGGTGGTCCTTGGCGAAGGCATCGACCACGGCCGGCGCCACGCCCAGGGCCTTGCCCACGTCGCGCAACGCGCTGCGCGTGCGGTAGGTGATGACCACGGCCGCGATGGCCGCCCGTTCGCGGCCGTACTTGCCGTAGATGTACTGGATGACCTCCTCGCGCCGGTCGTGCTCGAAGTCCACGTCGATGTCGGGCGGCTCGTCGCGCTCCTTGCTGATGAAGCGCTCGAAGAGCAGCCGGGTCTTGGTGGGATCGACCGCCGTGATGCCGAGGCAGTAGCACACCGCCGAATTGGCCGCAGATCCGCGCCCCTGGCAGAGGATGCCCCGCCGGCGCGCTTCCCGCACGATGTCGTGCACCGTGAGGAAGTACATCTCGTAGCGGCAATGGGCGATGAGCTCCAGCTCTTTCGCGATCTGCTCGCGCACCTCCGGGGGCACTCCCTGCGGGTAGCGCTCCCGCGCACCGGCTTCCGTGTAGGCCGCCAATGCCTCGCCCGGTGTCATGCCTTCGGGCACGGTCTCGCGCGGATAGCGGTAGCGGATCTCGTCGAGGCTGAAGGTGCAGCGCGCCGCCACCTCCAGGGTCGCCGCGAGCAGCGCGGGCGGGTAGAAGCCTGCCAGGCGCATGCGCGGCCGCAGCCGGCGCTCGCCGTGGGCCTGCAGCGCGAAGCCGCATTCGGACACCGGGCGTCCCAGCCGCACGGCGGTGACCACGTCCTGCAGCGGCTTGCGCTGCAGGACGTGCATGTGGACATCGCCGGCCGCCACCAGGGGCAGGTCCAGCGCCCGGCCGGCATGCTCCAGAGCCTCGAGCCAGGCGGCATCGTCCGGCGCCGTGTGCAGTTCCACGGCCAACCAGGGGTGGATGCCCTGCGCGCGCAGCGGCGCGCATGCCTGCGCCACCGTCGCCTCGATGCCGCCCGGATCCAGCGCGGACAGCCGGTCCCGCCGCGGGGCGACCAGCACCTCGCAGCCCTGCAGGCGGGCAAAGTCGCTGCCCGCATGGACACGGTATTCACCCTTGGGAGCGATGCGCCGCGCATCGCTGATGAATTCGCACAGGTTGCCCCAGCCGGTCTCGTTGCGCGCCAGGGCCACGAGCCGCACGTCGCCGCAGGCGAACTCGCTGCCCACGATGAGCTTCAGGCCGCACTGGCGTGCCGCGGTGTGCGCGCGCACCACGCCGGCCACGGAGCATTCGTCCGTCAAAGCCAGCGCCGCATAGCCGAGTTCGGCCGCGCGCTGCACCAGTTCGAAGGGGTGCGAGGCCCCCCGCTGGAAGCTGAAATTGCTGAGGCAGTGCAGTTCGGCATAGCCGGGCAGGCCGGATGCCGCGCCGCCGCCCTCCTCAGGTGCTGGAAGCGGCTTCGCGCTCATGCATACACCCCGTGCCAGAACCATTGCAGGTACCCGCTCGCGCCGCCCCCCTGCCACTGCCGGTAGATCCAGACCGTGCCGACGGCAGCGTTCGATGCCACGAAATAATCCCGCCGCTCCGTGCAGCCCTCCCACCAGCCGCCTTCGAACCGGTGCGGTCCGGCCAGCAGGCGCAGCGGCCCCTGCAGGCAGGGACGGTCGCCCTGCAGGGCCAGGGGCCGGGGTGGATGCACCAGCCAGCC comes from the Paracidovorax avenae ATCC 19860 genome and includes:
- a CDS encoding error-prone DNA polymerase, with translation MSAKPLPAPEEGGGAASGLPGYAELHCLSNFSFQRGASHPFELVQRAAELGYAALALTDECSVAGVVRAHTAARQCGLKLIVGSEFACGDVRLVALARNETGWGNLCEFISDARRIAPKGEYRVHAGSDFARLQGCEVLVAPRRDRLSALDPGGIEATVAQACAPLRAQGIHPWLAVELHTAPDDAAWLEALEHAGRALDLPLVAAGDVHMHVLQRKPLQDVVTAVRLGRPVSECGFALQAHGERRLRPRMRLAGFYPPALLAATLEVAARCTFSLDEIRYRYPRETVPEGMTPGEALAAYTEAGARERYPQGVPPEVREQIAKELELIAHCRYEMYFLTVHDIVREARRRGILCQGRGSAANSAVCYCLGITAVDPTKTRLLFERFISKERDEPPDIDVDFEHDRREEVIQYIYGKYGRERAAIAAVVITYRTRSALRDVGKALGVAPAVVDAFAKDHHWFDEDIAAGRLQELAAGLGAPIGAHTAALWLELAQELRGFPRHLSQHVGGFVLTEGKLTRLVPVEPASMDGRSIIQWDKDDLDDMHLMKVDVLALGMLSALRRALGLRAALRGQAWELADIPREDPATYDMICAADTVGVFQIESRAQMSMLPRLKPRELYDLVVEVAIVRPGPIQGGMVHPYLQARERRARKEALELEHEDLRPALERTLGVPIFQEQVMQIAMIAADFTPGMADDLRRSMAAWKRRGGVHRFEQVLMEGMRKNEYSPEFAQRIYQQMLGFGEYGFPESHAYSFALLAYASSWFKRHEPACFLVALLNSQPMGFYTPSQLVQDARRHGLRVLPADAAHSDWDSTLEGPAAPLPGLQQAQPAVRLGLRLVAGYGPEAAARLMRARDAGPFADVQDLALRARQDRQDLQALAAADALRSLAGHRRQQMWDAAAQRRAPALLQEAPVHEAPLALPEAPEGEEIVFDYAATGLTLRRHPMALLRERMACWRIQAAQALQAVPHGRRVRACGIVTVRQRPGSAKGTMFVTLEDETGTVNVIVWPALVETWRNPLLRSRLLAVEGLWQCHRPDGAEPGAAVVRHLVLQRCKDLTPLLGRLAPALEGSRDFH